A single window of Dermochelys coriacea isolate rDerCor1 chromosome 14, rDerCor1.pri.v4, whole genome shotgun sequence DNA harbors:
- the LOC122456602 gene encoding zinc finger protein 239-like isoform X1 — translation MQENYETLTLLAGDGIENDKKEENLQREGPEQVASQGTLSERSKGNFPQSCEQGKIWGKQHKSKKRLGNQPRKRVGKTLNCEEGCKSLKETSAQKRIHAEERKNTCTECGKTFNRSSNLISHRRTHTGEKPYKCTECGKSFSQTSNLISHRRIHTGERPYKCIECGKSFNQSSNLITHQRLHTGDRPYKCPDCGENFNQSSDLITHQRLHTGERPYTCMDCGKSFICRSNLISHQRIHTRERPYKCLDCGESFDWSSQLIKHQIFHTGEKPYKCLDCGKSFSDSSTLISHRRIHTGERPYKCLDCGKSFHQNSTLIRHRRTHTGEKPYKCLDCGKRFNQSSNLTTHQRLHMAQKP, via the coding sequence CAGGTGATGGGATAGAGAATGACAAAAAGGAGGAGAATCTACAGCGGGAAGGTCCTGAGCAAGTGGCATCTCAGGGGACCTTATCGGAAAGATCCAAGGGGAATTTTCCCCAGAGTTGCGAGCAGGGAAAAATCTGGGGGAAACAGCACAAGTCAAAGAAGCGGCTGGGCAACCAACCGAGGAAAAGAGTGGGTAAGACCCTTAATTGTGAGGAAGGATGTAAAAGCCTCAAGGAAACCTCAGCCCAGAAGAGAATCCACgcagaagagagaaaaaacacatgcactgagtgtgggaaaaccttcaatcGGAGCTCAAACCTGATTTCTCATCGGAgaacccacacgggagagaaaccctataaatgcacggagtgtgggaagagcttcagtcAAACCTCCAATCTTATTTCTCAtcggagaatccacacgggagagagaccctataagtgtattgagtgcgggaaaagcttcaatcagagctcCAACCTTATTACGCATCAAAGACTCCACACGGGAGACCGACCCTACAAATGCCCCGACTGTGGGGAAAACTTCAATCAGAGCTCAGATCTTATTACTCACCAGAGATTGCACACGGGAGAAAGGCCCTACACGTGcatggactgtgggaaaagtttcatttgCCGCTCAAACCTCATTtcgcatcagagaatccacacaagagagagaccctataaatgcttaGACTGCGGAGAAAGTTTTGACTGGAGCTCACAGCTTATTAAACATCAGATATTCCATACGGGAGAGAAACCGTacaaatgcttggactgtgggaaaagtttcagcgACAGCTCCACCCTTATTTCGCACCGGAGAATCCACACGggggagagaccctataaatgccttgactgtgggaaaagcttccatCAGAACTCAACCCTTATTAGGCACAGAAGAacccacactggagagaaaccctataaatgcctcgaTTGTGGGAAACGTTTCAATCAGAGCTCAAACCTTACTACGCATCAGAGACTTCACATGGCCCAGAAACCTTGA
- the LOC122456602 gene encoding zinc finger protein 239-like isoform X2, translated as MQENYETLTLLGDGIENDKKEENLQREGPEQVASQGTLSERSKGNFPQSCEQGKIWGKQHKSKKRLGNQPRKRVGKTLNCEEGCKSLKETSAQKRIHAEERKNTCTECGKTFNRSSNLISHRRTHTGEKPYKCTECGKSFSQTSNLISHRRIHTGERPYKCIECGKSFNQSSNLITHQRLHTGDRPYKCPDCGENFNQSSDLITHQRLHTGERPYTCMDCGKSFICRSNLISHQRIHTRERPYKCLDCGESFDWSSQLIKHQIFHTGEKPYKCLDCGKSFSDSSTLISHRRIHTGERPYKCLDCGKSFHQNSTLIRHRRTHTGEKPYKCLDCGKRFNQSSNLTTHQRLHMAQKP; from the coding sequence GTGATGGGATAGAGAATGACAAAAAGGAGGAGAATCTACAGCGGGAAGGTCCTGAGCAAGTGGCATCTCAGGGGACCTTATCGGAAAGATCCAAGGGGAATTTTCCCCAGAGTTGCGAGCAGGGAAAAATCTGGGGGAAACAGCACAAGTCAAAGAAGCGGCTGGGCAACCAACCGAGGAAAAGAGTGGGTAAGACCCTTAATTGTGAGGAAGGATGTAAAAGCCTCAAGGAAACCTCAGCCCAGAAGAGAATCCACgcagaagagagaaaaaacacatgcactgagtgtgggaaaaccttcaatcGGAGCTCAAACCTGATTTCTCATCGGAgaacccacacgggagagaaaccctataaatgcacggagtgtgggaagagcttcagtcAAACCTCCAATCTTATTTCTCAtcggagaatccacacgggagagagaccctataagtgtattgagtgcgggaaaagcttcaatcagagctcCAACCTTATTACGCATCAAAGACTCCACACGGGAGACCGACCCTACAAATGCCCCGACTGTGGGGAAAACTTCAATCAGAGCTCAGATCTTATTACTCACCAGAGATTGCACACGGGAGAAAGGCCCTACACGTGcatggactgtgggaaaagtttcatttgCCGCTCAAACCTCATTtcgcatcagagaatccacacaagagagagaccctataaatgcttaGACTGCGGAGAAAGTTTTGACTGGAGCTCACAGCTTATTAAACATCAGATATTCCATACGGGAGAGAAACCGTacaaatgcttggactgtgggaaaagtttcagcgACAGCTCCACCCTTATTTCGCACCGGAGAATCCACACGggggagagaccctataaatgccttgactgtgggaaaagcttccatCAGAACTCAACCCTTATTAGGCACAGAAGAacccacactggagagaaaccctataaatgcctcgaTTGTGGGAAACGTTTCAATCAGAGCTCAAACCTTACTACGCATCAGAGACTTCACATGGCCCAGAAACCTTGA